Below is a genomic region from Oikeobacillus pervagus.
GAGGGGAATATTAAATATTTTTTGGCTCCATAAAGCTTTGGACCAATCAGCTTCAACTGTCCAAATGAAGAAGCCTGCCGTACAAATCATCGTAATAAAAGCGATGAAGGTGAAATAAGTAAGCAATAACCGCCTAATATTCATACATTTCTCACCTCTAAATCACCAATCACAACGGAAGTGAGAATTTTGACCTTTCTTGATGCATTCTCATATTGCTCGGTTTGGTAAATCATATTTTGATTCCAAATCTTTTTTTCTTCCTGTTTAAAGATCGTCGCCTTCCCAATCACAGCCGAATGATGGATTGAAACTTCAATATCATACGGAATTAGTAGTTGGATATTCCCTGAGATTCCTCTAATAATGATCACGGCTTCTCCCTGTGGAATATAAGCCATTCTTAAATCAATGAATATATCACTGAAGTTAAAGAAAGAATTAATATCTTGCAATTCAAAGGCTTCTTGTTCATCATCATGAGTAAATGTCCTTTGGAAATTAGAAAAATACGGTCTCTTTCTAATAATATTCCGATGGTCCATTCCTTGATTTGTATTTTCGTCTGAATGTGTGTTTTTTTCATACACATAATGATAAAACCAATAAATTAATAAAAACACTAATAAAACTCGAAATGAAAATGTTGCAAATATTACCATAATGGTCAGGATAATTCCAATAA
It encodes:
- the liaF gene encoding cell wall-active antibiotics response protein LiaF codes for the protein MRNQSKWVQWLFLVAGCGLLLELTFERFFPLLFSVAAILIGYKTKDKIFGNALFIIGIILTIMVIFATFSFRVLLVFLLIYWFYHYVYEKNTHSDENTNQGMDHRNIIRKRPYFSNFQRTFTHDDEQEAFELQDINSFFNFSDIFIDLRMAYIPQGEAVIIIRGISGNIQLLIPYDIEVSIHHSAVIGKATIFKQEEKKIWNQNMIYQTEQYENASRKVKILTSVVIGDLEVRNV